A portion of the Salinigranum marinum genome contains these proteins:
- a CDS encoding ParA family protein, which produces MARSPHGWGVTSSTGIPTVAFGNQKGGTGKTTATINSAAALATRGHDVLAIDIDPQADMTKGLGLGPGDDNDPSSPKNDLPNTLVTDDANLLDVLVDNPRTHDTRLSEIVIEADEYDHLRFDLIPSHKDMGLARDWMDDAKARLSLKLALEEMVDDGYDYDFVLIDCPPDLSVLTDAAFIAAQNVFLAAQTQATSRDALDDLWDQLESIEDNQQIEIAIVGLLANMYRDDGQSQKFLNVFNESFASMAPIFKLPMRVAIQRAWDNGRDVFEWGDPNDQQVERDLFLEVAETMERAFDEAQVEV; this is translated from the coding sequence ATGGCAAGGTCACCTCATGGATGGGGCGTCACATCATCGACTGGCATCCCCACGGTCGCCTTCGGGAATCAGAAAGGCGGGACTGGAAAGACAACGGCGACGATCAACAGTGCCGCGGCGCTGGCCACTCGGGGCCACGATGTGCTTGCGATCGACATCGACCCACAAGCCGACATGACGAAGGGGCTCGGATTGGGCCCGGGCGACGACAACGACCCGTCAAGCCCGAAGAACGACCTCCCAAACACACTTGTCACCGATGACGCGAACCTCCTCGACGTTCTCGTCGACAACCCGCGCACGCACGACACCAGACTTTCAGAGATCGTGATTGAAGCCGACGAGTACGATCACCTGCGTTTCGACCTGATTCCCAGTCACAAGGACATGGGCCTCGCGCGGGATTGGATGGACGATGCGAAAGCACGTCTCTCGCTGAAACTCGCGCTCGAGGAGATGGTCGACGATGGATACGACTACGATTTCGTCTTGATCGACTGCCCTCCGGACCTCTCTGTCCTGACGGACGCGGCGTTCATCGCAGCTCAGAACGTCTTCCTGGCTGCGCAGACCCAGGCAACTTCACGAGATGCGCTTGACGATCTGTGGGATCAGCTGGAGTCCATCGAGGACAACCAGCAGATCGAGATCGCGATCGTCGGGCTGCTGGCAAACATGTACCGGGACGACGGTCAGTCTCAAAAGTTCCTCAACGTCTTCAACGAGTCCTTCGCGTCGATGGCTCCGATTTTCAAGCTCCCGATGCGGGTGGCAATTCAGCGCGCGTGGGATAACGGAAGGGACGTTTTCGAGTGGGGGGATCCGAACGACCAACAGGTAGAGCGCGACCTCTTCCTGGAAGTTGCAGAGACGATGGAACGGGCGTTTGACGAAGCGCAGGTGGAGGTGTAA
- a CDS encoding Xaa-Pro peptidase family protein, with protein MTTDVEWLVRQKPWYNEEELSQRLSAAGVDAVIARSGRNAMYLSGMRFPGTLGRHQDFVWSPRPALVVWPLEGAPTLVVNGFSHKLAAQSSWIDDIRTYTEYTESPWAICIDRLEELGLGDGRIGIERQELNVDQWAELSEGLSSGELVDCTATLNRVRNIKTDREIELLRKSVEIQDKAHIEVFGDAEPGVTEEELHAQMLEFMIERGAEWGHGMMQSDNADITYGGEGPVPVENGNVVRTDYVSYYRGYAANLSRMAVMGSPTDEQVEYYEDVRDIHRTILDEKIRPGVEAQEVYEFLKEQLRKRGYAGAASLAGHSTGIWWHQEEPIFHPGEETELRPGMVVCLEPIVDGFWHVQDQVLVTEDGAELLSDEFDTSELFVMGQ; from the coding sequence ATGACCACTGATGTTGAATGGTTGGTAAGGCAGAAGCCGTGGTATAATGAAGAGGAGCTCTCTCAGCGGCTCAGCGCAGCTGGTGTCGACGCGGTGATCGCACGCTCCGGTCGGAATGCCATGTATTTGTCCGGGATGCGATTCCCCGGGACGCTCGGTCGGCATCAGGACTTCGTGTGGAGTCCCCGGCCCGCATTGGTTGTCTGGCCGCTAGAGGGGGCGCCGACGCTCGTGGTCAACGGCTTTAGCCACAAACTCGCGGCGCAGTCGAGTTGGATCGACGACATTCGGACATATACTGAATACACCGAGTCACCTTGGGCTATCTGTATCGATCGGCTCGAAGAACTCGGGCTCGGTGACGGACGAATCGGGATCGAGCGACAGGAACTGAACGTAGATCAGTGGGCGGAGTTGTCCGAGGGGCTTTCGTCCGGGGAGCTAGTCGACTGCACGGCCACACTTAATCGGGTTCGGAACATCAAAACGGACCGCGAAATAGAACTGCTGCGAAAGTCCGTCGAGATACAGGACAAGGCACACATCGAAGTCTTCGGCGACGCGGAACCGGGCGTCACCGAGGAAGAACTGCACGCCCAAATGCTCGAATTCATGATTGAACGGGGTGCCGAGTGGGGCCACGGTATGATGCAGTCCGACAACGCGGACATCACGTACGGTGGTGAAGGACCTGTACCAGTAGAGAACGGTAATGTCGTCCGAACGGACTACGTATCGTATTACCGAGGATACGCGGCGAACCTGTCCCGGATGGCCGTGATGGGATCGCCCACGGACGAACAGGTCGAGTATTACGAGGACGTGCGCGACATCCACCGAACGATACTTGACGAGAAAATCAGGCCTGGTGTCGAGGCACAAGAGGTGTACGAATTTCTGAAAGAGCAGTTGAGAAAGCGCGGCTATGCCGGTGCAGCATCGCTTGCCGGCCACAGTACTGGCATCTGGTGGCATCAAGAGGAGCCGATCTTCCACCCCGGCGAGGAGACGGAGCTGCGGCCGGGGATGGTCGTCTGTCTCGAACCCATTGTCGATGGGTTCTGGCACGTTCAGGATCAAGTACTCGTCACCGAGGACGGGGCCGAACTGCTCTCCGACGAATTCGACACGAGTGAGCTGTTCGTCATGGGACAATGA
- a CDS encoding tyrosine-type recombinase/integrase, translating into MSQPPDPGSEPHADALRVAIDARLESLDSDRYRQNAAHVLEGFEEWLTEHRGVSDVTSVTTTDCRRWVQQCLRVRVRDPDDRFSAASARTYHDVVRAFFTWCVRDDRLASNPMDSARVAEELPEDTVEPDRQFWPDAARRRLLDHVDRDAKRALANDEGVERAFRDRVVAYLLADTAARGAELFAVSGDDRRSGITWRDVDLERGTMTVLGKNRSRQPVQLPKTTAEKLSRYRRLLDAPADWPVVPTMDASTKYRRVRTVLGRRGWDAERVERTLDAADFVDAVLREHGIAPPALTTEGARRRMKALSDAAGVDVDGEYLKPHGGRRALGHKLYWEVSAEAAQSVLRHASIETTHESYQDARAGQLSETVDELLYGTREGTDTE; encoded by the coding sequence ATGTCCCAGCCGCCAGACCCGGGTTCCGAGCCGCACGCGGACGCGCTCCGGGTCGCAATCGACGCCAGACTCGAGAGCCTCGACTCGGACCGCTACCGACAGAACGCTGCACACGTCTTGGAGGGCTTTGAGGAGTGGCTCACCGAACACCGGGGCGTGTCGGACGTGACGAGCGTCACGACGACCGACTGCCGCCGGTGGGTGCAGCAGTGCTTGCGTGTCCGCGTTCGCGACCCCGACGACCGGTTCTCGGCGGCCAGCGCACGGACGTACCACGACGTCGTCCGTGCGTTTTTCACGTGGTGCGTTCGCGACGACCGGCTCGCGTCGAACCCGATGGACTCCGCGCGCGTCGCCGAAGAGCTCCCGGAGGACACGGTGGAGCCCGACCGGCAGTTCTGGCCGGACGCGGCCCGGCGACGGCTTCTAGACCACGTCGACCGGGACGCAAAGCGGGCGCTGGCCAACGACGAGGGCGTCGAACGGGCGTTTCGCGATCGCGTCGTCGCCTATCTGCTCGCCGACACCGCCGCCCGTGGGGCCGAACTGTTCGCCGTCAGCGGAGACGACCGCCGGAGTGGGATCACCTGGCGCGACGTCGACCTCGAACGCGGCACGATGACCGTTCTCGGGAAGAATCGGAGCCGACAGCCCGTCCAGCTCCCGAAGACGACCGCCGAGAAGCTCTCGCGGTACCGTCGACTCCTCGACGCACCGGCCGACTGGCCGGTCGTGCCTACGATGGACGCGTCGACGAAGTACCGCCGCGTCCGGACGGTTCTCGGACGGCGAGGGTGGGATGCCGAACGGGTCGAACGGACCCTCGACGCCGCCGATTTCGTCGATGCGGTGCTCCGCGAACACGGGATCGCCCCGCCGGCGCTGACCACCGAGGGGGCTCGACGGCGGATGAAAGCGCTCTCCGACGCCGCCGGCGTCGACGTCGACGGCGAGTATCTGAAGCCGCACGGCGGACGGCGAGCCCTAGGCCACAAGCTCTACTGGGAGGTCTCCGCCGAGGCAGCCCAGTCTGTGCTCCGCCACGCCTCGATCGAGACGACGCACGAGTCGTATCAGGACGCGCGGGCGGGTCAGCTCTCCGAAACCGTCGATGAACTCCTCTACGGCACGCGGGAGGGAACCGACACCGAGTGA
- a CDS encoding amidase — protein sequence MVRLPSRKQLRDYASRRGFRLDDAEADDFSELVTSFVDGLDELVDADEPRFAVHETEHTDRKPGYRPDATEDPHNAWILRFELEGAASGPLSGKTIGIKDSIAVAGYEMTLGSDLMRGYVPRIDATVVGRLLDSGATIVGKNNMDNFSDSSSGDTSDFGPVLNPHGEEYLAGGSSSGGAASVAVGDCDIAIGGDQGGSIRTPASWCGVVGLKPTRGLVPYTGVVPVERTTDTVGPLTRSVKEAARTLEAVAGPDGESHSLDGRQSVHVEPDEYTDAVSTTVDGLTVGVLDEGFDREVSDPRIDAEVRKAIDNLKQRGVEVRTVSVDPHRLSLSICPLIVVQGGSGTVDEDGFGTNQTGWYWTDFIRHFRRVTRSDPDRLPPTMKSRALCADYIADEYGLELYAKAKNLILEAERQYTQLLDECDALAMPTTPMLPFEYDENSDRVTRVKRSLTPGANTAPFNHTGHPALTVPCGTVDRLPVGLMLVGSRFDERTLFQLGSAVEATRPVPRS from the coding sequence ATGGTTCGACTACCTTCGCGGAAGCAACTGAGGGACTACGCGTCTCGGCGCGGATTCAGACTCGATGACGCGGAGGCGGACGACTTCTCCGAGCTTGTTACGTCTTTCGTTGACGGACTAGACGAACTGGTCGATGCCGACGAACCGAGATTTGCGGTCCACGAGACCGAACACACGGACCGCAAACCTGGATACCGGCCCGACGCTACCGAAGACCCGCACAACGCGTGGATTCTCCGGTTCGAACTCGAGGGAGCGGCGAGCGGCCCGTTATCCGGAAAAACAATCGGAATAAAAGACAGCATCGCCGTCGCGGGCTACGAGATGACTCTGGGGTCGGACCTCATGCGCGGCTACGTCCCGCGGATCGATGCGACGGTGGTCGGTCGTCTCCTCGATTCGGGGGCTACCATCGTCGGCAAGAACAACATGGACAACTTCTCGGATTCTTCGTCCGGCGACACCAGCGACTTCGGGCCGGTGCTGAACCCCCACGGGGAGGAATACCTCGCCGGTGGGTCTTCGAGTGGAGGCGCTGCGTCGGTCGCTGTGGGGGACTGCGATATCGCCATCGGCGGTGACCAGGGGGGGTCGATTCGGACGCCCGCCTCGTGGTGTGGCGTAGTGGGACTGAAACCGACACGAGGCCTCGTTCCGTACACTGGGGTGGTGCCAGTAGAACGGACGACCGATACCGTTGGCCCGCTCACACGGTCGGTCAAGGAGGCCGCCCGGACGCTGGAAGCCGTCGCGGGGCCAGACGGGGAGAGTCACTCACTGGACGGCCGTCAGTCCGTGCATGTCGAACCGGACGAGTACACCGACGCTGTCTCGACCACGGTCGATGGCCTGACTGTCGGTGTCCTCGACGAGGGATTCGACCGAGAGGTGTCCGACCCCCGAATCGACGCCGAAGTCCGAAAGGCGATAGACAATCTCAAACAACGTGGAGTCGAGGTGCGGACCGTCTCCGTCGATCCACATCGACTGAGCCTCTCGATATGTCCTCTGATCGTCGTTCAGGGTGGGAGCGGGACGGTCGACGAGGACGGCTTCGGAACGAATCAGACTGGGTGGTACTGGACCGATTTTATCAGGCACTTCCGGAGAGTTACGCGCTCTGACCCCGATCGTCTCCCCCCGACGATGAAATCCAGAGCGCTGTGTGCCGACTACATCGCCGACGAGTATGGACTGGAGTTGTACGCGAAGGCAAAAAATCTCATTCTGGAGGCGGAGCGCCAGTACACACAACTGTTAGACGAGTGTGATGCGCTCGCGATGCCGACGACGCCAATGCTCCCGTTCGAGTACGACGAAAACAGCGATCGAGTCACTCGGGTGAAACGGTCCCTGACACCCGGTGCAAACACGGCCCCGTTCAACCATACCGGGCATCCAGCACTCACTGTCCCCTGTGGGACGGTAGACCGGCTTCCAGTCGGTCTTATGCTCGTCGGCTCCCGTTTCGATGAGCGGACGCTGTTCCAGCTCGGGAGCGCAGTCGAAGCCACACGTCCGGTTCCGAGGTCATAA
- a CDS encoding helix-turn-helix domain-containing protein has product MEYKANRRVEASARTFAIVEHLSTVDSVGVSTLASELEMSKGIMHNHLSTLRELGYVTKVGDEYQLSPKFLAVGLRARSRSKLYHLADGLLNEFAERHEVGTVLLQAAGNECCVVAANGVSSTVGVTVGTSLSLTDSLLGLVILVERAADETTPIETAYDLDEIRMSLDESRYAVGSVSTDTALECIALPITDDTDECRGSVGILLPSGHHQQRLEQLLEGATSLQERIETRFSSGWTTERSFATEKHSWAE; this is encoded by the coding sequence GTGGAATACAAAGCGAACCGGCGGGTCGAAGCGAGCGCACGGACGTTTGCGATAGTAGAACACTTGAGTACGGTCGATTCTGTGGGAGTGTCGACACTCGCGAGCGAACTCGAGATGAGCAAAGGGATCATGCACAACCACCTGAGCACACTCCGAGAACTCGGCTACGTGACCAAGGTCGGCGACGAGTATCAGCTGTCGCCGAAGTTTCTTGCCGTTGGATTACGGGCCCGTTCGCGGTCGAAGCTGTACCATCTCGCGGACGGACTCCTCAACGAGTTTGCGGAACGACACGAGGTCGGCACGGTGTTACTCCAAGCAGCGGGAAACGAGTGCTGTGTCGTGGCTGCCAATGGGGTGAGTTCGACGGTTGGCGTCACGGTCGGAACGTCCCTCTCGCTCACGGACTCACTCTTGGGTCTGGTAATCCTGGTAGAACGCGCTGCGGACGAGACGACGCCCATCGAAACGGCGTACGACCTCGACGAGATCAGGATGTCGCTGGACGAATCTCGGTACGCTGTCGGGTCGGTTTCCACGGACACGGCCCTCGAGTGTATCGCTCTCCCCATCACGGACGACACCGACGAGTGTCGAGGAAGTGTCGGCATCCTGCTCCCGAGCGGCCACCACCAACAGCGACTCGAACAGCTCCTCGAAGGGGCGACCTCACTACAGGAACGAATCGAAACGCGGTTCAGCTCCGGGTGGACGACCGAACGATCGTTTGCGACCGAGAAACACTCGTGGGCGGAGTGA
- a CDS encoding OFA family MFS transporter codes for MSEGEIDYAARARDHLGFSRWWLLVAAAASMALVSPYQYVWSSIEGPLAARFGIPLPTLGAVFTLFVVFQAGSQFPVGWWRDRHGPRTLSLLAAVLAGGGYIGLSYATTVWQIYLLYSLGAVGVGIVYTVAVNTALKWFPDRRGMTTGIGTMAFAAGSALVVPFVRANATATSYPTVLRTLGVVIGLGIFLGALLLRDPPDGWETDDESEVTVTGRQYTWREVLRTWQFWLMYGMFVAVSGAGLMLTAKVVSFADALGLTAVTATASATVLPVAGGIGRLLLGDLSDRVDREQAMAASFTLCGLGLVAVVYFAQRGSALGFLGSVVVTTFFWSPQYTLFPSVVGEYYGSTHSSANYALLYSGKMWGGVFGGAVAGWVVSQTSWSVAFLTGGGLAIAAGVGALALHAPARPTAEGSVVDPEPGD; via the coding sequence ATGAGTGAGGGAGAGATCGACTACGCCGCTCGCGCTCGTGACCATCTCGGCTTCTCCCGGTGGTGGCTCCTCGTCGCCGCCGCGGCGAGTATGGCGCTGGTTAGTCCCTACCAGTACGTCTGGTCGTCGATCGAGGGGCCACTCGCGGCCCGGTTCGGTATCCCATTGCCCACACTCGGAGCGGTGTTCACGCTCTTCGTCGTCTTCCAGGCCGGGTCACAGTTTCCCGTTGGCTGGTGGCGTGACCGGCACGGTCCGCGGACGCTGTCACTCCTCGCCGCCGTTCTCGCCGGTGGCGGCTACATCGGGTTGTCGTACGCCACGACGGTCTGGCAGATATACCTCCTCTACTCGCTTGGCGCTGTCGGTGTCGGGATCGTCTACACGGTCGCTGTCAACACCGCCCTCAAGTGGTTCCCGGATCGGCGAGGGATGACGACCGGCATCGGGACGATGGCGTTCGCCGCCGGGAGCGCTCTCGTCGTCCCCTTCGTCCGGGCCAACGCGACCGCGACGTCGTACCCGACGGTTCTCCGTACCCTCGGCGTAGTCATCGGTCTCGGGATCTTTCTGGGCGCGCTCCTCCTCCGAGACCCACCGGACGGCTGGGAGACCGACGACGAGAGTGAGGTCACGGTGACCGGTCGCCAGTACACGTGGCGTGAGGTGCTCCGGACGTGGCAGTTCTGGTTGATGTACGGGATGTTTGTCGCTGTCAGCGGGGCCGGGCTGATGCTCACGGCGAAGGTCGTCTCCTTCGCCGACGCACTCGGGCTCACGGCCGTGACGGCGACGGCTTCTGCGACGGTTCTCCCCGTGGCCGGCGGCATCGGGCGACTACTTCTCGGCGACCTCTCGGATCGTGTCGACCGTGAGCAGGCGATGGCCGCGTCGTTCACGCTCTGTGGGCTCGGTCTCGTGGCGGTCGTGTACTTCGCCCAGCGCGGGTCGGCGCTCGGCTTTCTCGGGTCCGTCGTGGTGACGACGTTCTTCTGGAGCCCTCAGTACACGCTGTTCCCGAGCGTCGTGGGTGAGTACTATGGCAGCACCCACTCGTCCGCGAACTACGCGCTGTTGTACTCCGGCAAGATGTGGGGCGGCGTCTTCGGGGGTGCGGTCGCCGGGTGGGTGGTGAGCCAGACGAGCTGGTCGGTTGCCTTCCTGACCGGAGGAGGGCTGGCGATCGCCGCCGGCGTCGGTGCGCTCGCGCTCCACGCACCTGCTCGGCCGACCGCTGAGGGGTCGGTCGTCGATCCCGAGCCGGGTGACTGA
- a CDS encoding CoA ester lyase — translation MTNEIVLRRSLLGIPGNEHQLVADAIGSDPDHVFFDLEDSLAPSEKIPARARLVETVTGHDWREVNLSYRINGTATKWWYGDILEVISEVGHEIESIIVPKVRDPGDVRTVDTLVRSVEMNADLEPGSIGISAQIETARAMNSVAEIAHATDRLDAVIFGPADYAASIGAARGAVDYPGHYWHYPLSRISHAAASAGLHAISGPYTPPDDSQGFYRACRFERALGYDGKVVIHPEQVETANETFAPGADEISRARRIVDEYDDATSNAVAAIDGKVIDREMYLMAKRILSKAEKAGLN, via the coding sequence ATGACAAACGAAATCGTGTTACGTCGGTCGTTGCTCGGTATCCCGGGGAACGAACACCAACTCGTCGCCGACGCCATCGGCAGCGATCCTGATCACGTGTTCTTCGACCTCGAAGACTCGTTGGCACCGAGTGAGAAAATACCGGCACGAGCGCGGCTCGTCGAAACCGTCACCGGCCACGACTGGAGGGAAGTGAACCTCAGTTACCGCATCAATGGCACTGCGACCAAATGGTGGTATGGAGATATCCTCGAGGTGATCTCCGAGGTCGGACACGAGATCGAGTCGATCATCGTCCCGAAAGTGAGGGATCCGGGCGACGTACGAACGGTCGACACTCTCGTGAGGAGCGTCGAGATGAACGCCGATCTCGAACCCGGTTCGATCGGTATCAGCGCTCAGATCGAGACCGCACGCGCGATGAACAGCGTGGCCGAGATCGCACACGCCACCGACCGACTCGACGCCGTCATCTTCGGGCCGGCGGATTACGCCGCGTCCATCGGTGCCGCACGGGGGGCTGTGGATTACCCGGGGCACTATTGGCACTACCCTCTCTCACGGATCTCTCACGCCGCCGCGAGCGCGGGCCTTCACGCGATCAGTGGTCCATACACCCCTCCAGACGATTCACAGGGGTTCTACCGAGCCTGTCGGTTCGAGCGTGCACTCGGATACGACGGGAAAGTCGTCATCCACCCGGAACAAGTCGAAACCGCGAACGAGACGTTCGCGCCGGGTGCGGACGAAATCAGTCGTGCTCGGCGAATCGTCGACGAGTACGACGACGCAACATCCAATGCGGTCGCCGCGATCGACGGGAAGGTCATCGACCGGGAGATGTACTTGATGGCCAAGCGGATCCTCTCGAAGGCCGAAAAGGCGGGCCTGAACTAG
- the ggt gene encoding gamma-glutamyltransferase yields MVSSPHTLASAAGLDVLQRGGSAVDAAIATNAVLCVAYPHMAGLGGDGFWLVHDGRGARAVNASGPAAAEATPEYYADRGYDAIPERGAEAALTVPGAVDGWRAVHEAYGRLEWGDLFQAAIRYARDGVPVARSLADWLVTDRDLLRGTSGGETFLRDGAAPEQGSHLVQRELAATFERLANDGPRDGFYEGTVAEEFCASLDGSPLRASDFAAYRAEWVDPVTTTYRGKTVHELPPNTQGFSALSVLNLLEGFDPTAWGDGSADYYHHLTECVKLAFADRDAWLTDPDFFDIPVGRLIDKEYAAERRARIDAERVLPSSVDPGIEPPTGAASRSPGGDTVYFTAVDDDGLVVSAIQSIYFDFGSGVVAGDTGIVPQNRGAFFSLDDTHPNVLEPGKRSFHTLIPALVTVDGTPRLAFGTMGGEGQPQTQAALLTRLIDFEYDVQQALEAPRWLYGRTWGADTRALSLEGRVSDRVASELERRGHPVRIHSDWDDTMGHAAAIRVHENGLLEGGADPRGDGAALGY; encoded by the coding sequence ATGGTGTCGTCCCCGCACACACTCGCGAGTGCGGCAGGGCTCGACGTACTGCAGCGGGGTGGCAGCGCGGTCGACGCCGCGATCGCCACGAACGCGGTGTTGTGTGTCGCCTACCCGCACATGGCGGGGCTCGGTGGGGATGGGTTCTGGCTGGTACACGACGGTCGGGGCGCACGGGCAGTCAACGCGAGTGGCCCTGCCGCAGCAGAGGCGACGCCCGAGTACTACGCCGACCGAGGATACGACGCGATTCCGGAGCGGGGGGCAGAGGCCGCGCTGACGGTTCCGGGTGCCGTCGATGGCTGGCGGGCCGTCCACGAGGCGTACGGGCGACTAGAGTGGGGCGACCTGTTCCAGGCGGCGATCCGCTACGCCCGGGACGGTGTGCCCGTCGCTCGCTCACTCGCAGACTGGCTCGTCACCGATCGCGACCTCCTGCGTGGCACGTCGGGGGGCGAGACGTTCCTTCGTGACGGTGCCGCTCCCGAACAGGGGAGCCACCTCGTCCAGCGTGAACTCGCCGCGACGTTCGAGCGGTTGGCGAACGACGGTCCGCGGGACGGGTTCTACGAGGGAACGGTCGCCGAGGAGTTCTGTGCAAGCCTCGATGGATCGCCGCTGCGGGCGTCGGACTTCGCGGCTTATCGTGCCGAGTGGGTCGATCCAGTGACGACGACGTACCGGGGGAAGACCGTCCACGAACTGCCACCGAACACACAGGGGTTCAGTGCGCTCTCCGTTCTGAACCTGCTCGAGGGATTCGACCCGACAGCCTGGGGAGACGGGAGCGCCGACTACTACCACCACCTCACCGAGTGTGTGAAACTCGCGTTCGCCGACCGAGACGCGTGGCTGACCGACCCCGACTTCTTCGATATCCCCGTCGGAAGACTCATCGACAAAGAGTACGCCGCGGAACGGCGTGCGCGGATCGACGCGGAGCGTGTGCTTCCTTCCTCCGTCGATCCGGGCATCGAACCTCCGACCGGCGCGGCCAGTCGTTCCCCGGGTGGCGACACGGTTTATTTCACCGCCGTCGACGACGACGGACTGGTGGTTTCGGCTATCCAGTCGATCTACTTCGACTTCGGGAGCGGCGTCGTCGCCGGGGATACTGGCATCGTCCCGCAGAACAGAGGGGCGTTCTTCTCGCTCGACGACACCCATCCGAACGTCTTGGAGCCGGGCAAACGGAGCTTCCACACCCTCATTCCGGCACTCGTGACCGTCGACGGAACGCCGCGTCTCGCGTTCGGTACGATGGGTGGAGAGGGACAGCCTCAGACCCAGGCGGCCCTTCTCACCCGCCTGATCGACTTCGAGTACGACGTCCAACAGGCACTCGAGGCACCGCGATGGCTGTACGGCCGAACATGGGGCGCTGACACCCGCGCGTTGTCACTCGAGGGACGTGTCTCGGATCGCGTGGCGAGCGAGCTCGAACGGCGAGGGCATCCCGTTCGGATTCACTCCGACTGGGACGATACGATGGGCCACGCCGCAGCGATTCGTGTACACGAGAACGGACTGCTCGAAGGCGGGGCGGACCCGCGAGGCGACGGGGCGGCACTCGGTTACTGA